A single window of Vigna radiata var. radiata cultivar VC1973A chromosome 4, Vradiata_ver6, whole genome shotgun sequence DNA harbors:
- the LOC106758041 gene encoding alpha-N-acetylglucosaminidase isoform X1: MNAGQKNKTKNLSVTEEAPSIIQNLFFSISSFSVTTSQSHKSIMNLPFPAIFIIFIISIPSSIAAAGVDAISRLIETQDRERAPPSVQEAAARGVLLRLLPSLSSSFQFRIISKKQCDGEYCFVIKNLPSFTTQKDAQILIEGTTGVDIASGLHWYLKHWCGSHISWDKTGGSQLFSVPNAGFLPRVHSGGVSVQRPIPWSYYQNAVTSSYSFAWWDWERWEKEIDWMALQGVNLPLAFTGQEAIWQKVFQEKFNMSISDLDDFFGGPAFLAWSRMGNLHGWGGPLPQSWFDNQLILQKKILARMYELGMTPVLPAFSGNVPAALKYIFPSAKITRLGNWFSVKNDLKWCCTYLLDATDSLFIEIGKAFIKKQLQEYGRTSHIYNCDTFDENTPPIDDPEYISSLGAATFKGMQSGDDDAVWLMQGWLFSYDPFWRPPQMKALLHSVPVGKLVVLDLFAEVKPIWVTSEQFYGVPYIWCMLHNFAGNIEMYGILDAIASGPIDARTSINSTMVGVGMSMEGIEQNPIVYDLMSEMAFQHKKIDVKAWIDMYSTRRYGQSLPLIKEGWNVLYHTIYNCTDGAYDKNRDVIVAFPDVDPSLISVQHDQSHHYDIPSGTFIKEMTDTFDRPHLWYSTSEVIYALELFINSGDELSRSKTYRYDLVDLTRQVLAKYANELFFKVTEAYKSHDVHGTTLLSQRFLDLVEDLDTLLACHDGFLLGPWLESAKKLAQNEEQERQFEWNARTQITMWFDNTKEEASLLRDYGNKYWSGLLHDYYGPRAAIYFKYLRESLEKGKDFKLIEWRKEWIKLTNEWQKSRNIFPVESKGDALITSRWLFNKYLNFTNPETKLIQE; encoded by the exons ATGAATGCCggccaaaaaaacaaaactaaaaacttGTCGGTTACGGAAGAAGCTCCTTCCATCATACAGAATctcttcttttctatttcttctttctctgttACCACTTCCCAGTCCCACAAATCCATCATGAACCTTCCATTTCCCGccatttttatcatcttcaTTATCTCCATCCCTTCATCCATCGCCGCCGCTGGCGTCGACGCCATTTCGCGCCTTATTGAGACCCAAGACCGCGAAAGGGCTCCTCCTTCCGTTCAGGAAGCCGCCGCGCGCGGCGTCCTCCTCCGCTTGTTGCCCTctctctcctctagcttccaaTTCCGGATCATCTCTAAG AAGCAATGCGACGGTGAATATTGCTTCGTTATCAAAAACCTTCCTTCTTTTACGACACAAAAGGATGCTCAAATTCT GATTGAAGGCACAACTGGAGTGGACATAGCGTCGGGTCTGCACTGGTATCTGAAGCATTGGTGCGGTTCACACATATCATGGGACAAAACCGGTGGTTCGCAGCTATTTTCCGTGCCCAATGCGGGCTTTCTCCCACGCGTTCACTCTGGAGGGGTCTCTGTTCAGAGGCCTATTCCGTGGAGCTATTACCAAAATGCAGTTACTTCTAGCT ATTCCTTCGCTTGGTGGGACTGGGAAAGATGGGAAAAGGAAATTGACTGGATGGCTCTGCAGGGTGTCAACTTGCCGCTTGCGTTTACGGGACAAGAGGCTATCTGGCAGAAAGTATTCCAG GAGAAATTTAACATGAGTATTTCTGATTTGGATGATTTCTTTGGAGGTCCGGCATTTCTGGCATGGTCACGCATGGGGAATTTACATGG ATGGGGTGGACCACTGCCACAGAGCTggtttgataatcaattaatcTTACAGAAGAAAATTCTGGCCAGAATGTATGAGCTTGGAATGACACCAG tgCTGCCAGCTTTTTCTGGAAATGTCCCTGCTGcgctaaaatatatatttccatCAGCAAAAATAACACGCTTAGGAAATTG GTTTTCTGTAAAGAATGACCTCAAATGGTGCTGCACCTATCTTCTTGACGCAACTGATTCTTTGTTCATTGAGATTGGGAAAGCATTCATTAAGAAACAACTACAAG AGTATGGAAGAACCAGCCACATATATAACTG TGATACTTTTGACGAGAACACCCCACCAATTGATGATCCAGAATACATTTCATCATTAGGTGCAGCAACTTTTAAAGGAATGCAGAGTGGTGATGATGATGCTGTTTGGCTGATGCAG GGGTGGCTGTTTTCATATGATCCCTTTTGGAGACCTCCTCAAATGAAG GCCCTTTTACATTCTGTTCCTGTTGGAAAGCTGGTGGTTCTAGACCTATTTGCTGAAGTAAAACCCATTTGGGTTACCTCAGAACAGTTTTATGGAGTTCCCTACATCTG GTGTATGCTGCACAATTTTGCAGGAAACATTGAGATGTATGGGATATTAGATGCGATAGCATCTGGGCCGATTGATGCACGCACAAGTATTAACTCAACAATG GTTGGAGTTGGAATGTCTATGGAAGGTATTGAACAGAATCCCATTGTCTATGATTTGATGTCTGAAATGGCATTTCAGCACAAGAAAATTGATGTTAAG GCATGGATTGACATGTATTCAACTAGACGATATGGACAGTCACTTCCTTTAATAAAAGAGGGATGGAATGTCTTATATCACACTATATACAATTGCACAGATGGAGCCTAT GACAAAAACAGAGATGTCATCGTAGCATTCCCTGATGTTGACCCTTCCTTAATTTCGGTACAGCATGATCAGTCTCACCACTATGACATACCCTCAGGAACATTTATCAAGGAAATGACCGATACATTTGATCGACCACATTTATGGTATTCAACTTCTGAAGTAATCTATGCGTTGgagttatttataaatagtgGAGATGAACTTTCTAGAAGTAAAACATACAG GTATGACCTAGTTGATCTGACTAGACAAGTCTTGGCAAAATATGCAAATGAATTATTCTTTAAGGTCACAGAGGCATATAAATCACATGATGTCCACGGAACGACCCTTCTCAGCCAGAGATTTCTGGACCTTGTGGAGGATTTGGATACACTGCTGGCTTGCCACGATGGGTTTCTTCTGGGACCTTGGCTAGAAAGTGCAAAGAAACTAGCTCAAAATGAAGAACAGGAGAGACAG TTTGAGTGGAACGCGAGAACACAAATCACCATGTGGTTTGACAACACAAAGGAAGAAGCCAGTCTGCTTCGTGACTACG GAAACAAGTACTGGAGCGGGCTTCTGCATGATTACTATGGCCCCAGAGCTGctatttactttaaatatttaagagaaAGCTTAGAGAAAGGTAAAGATTTCAAGCTAATTGAATGGAGGAAGGAGTGGATAAAGCTTACTAATGAATGGCAAAAGAGTAGGAATATTTTTCCAGTGGAAAGTAAGGGAGATGCTCTAATCACTTCTCGGTGGCTTTTTAACAAATACCTGAACTTCACCAATCCTGAAACAAAGCTTATACAGGAGTAA
- the LOC106758041 gene encoding alpha-N-acetylglucosaminidase isoform X2 → MRAFSHAFTLEGSLFRGLFRGAITKMQLLLAIPSLGGTGKDGKRKLTGWLCRVSTCRLRLRDKRLSGRKYSRWGGPLPQSWFDNQLILQKKILARMYELGMTPVLPAFSGNVPAALKYIFPSAKITRLGNWFSVKNDLKWCCTYLLDATDSLFIEIGKAFIKKQLQEYGRTSHIYNCDTFDENTPPIDDPEYISSLGAATFKGMQSGDDDAVWLMQGWLFSYDPFWRPPQMKALLHSVPVGKLVVLDLFAEVKPIWVTSEQFYGVPYIWCMLHNFAGNIEMYGILDAIASGPIDARTSINSTMVGVGMSMEGIEQNPIVYDLMSEMAFQHKKIDVKAWIDMYSTRRYGQSLPLIKEGWNVLYHTIYNCTDGAYDKNRDVIVAFPDVDPSLISVQHDQSHHYDIPSGTFIKEMTDTFDRPHLWYSTSEVIYALELFINSGDELSRSKTYRYDLVDLTRQVLAKYANELFFKVTEAYKSHDVHGTTLLSQRFLDLVEDLDTLLACHDGFLLGPWLESAKKLAQNEEQERQFEWNARTQITMWFDNTKEEASLLRDYGNKYWSGLLHDYYGPRAAIYFKYLRESLEKGKDFKLIEWRKEWIKLTNEWQKSRNIFPVESKGDALITSRWLFNKYLNFTNPETKLIQE, encoded by the exons ATGCGGGCTTTCTCCCACGCGTTCACTCTGGAGGGGTCTCTGTTCAGAGGCCTATTCCGTGGAGCTATTACCAAAATGCAGTTACTTCTAGCT ATTCCTTCGCTTGGTGGGACTGGGAAAGATGGGAAAAGGAAATTGACTGGATGGCTCTGCAGGGTGTCAACTTGCCGCTTGCGTTTACGGGACAAGAGGCTATCTGGCAGAAAGTATTCCAG ATGGGGTGGACCACTGCCACAGAGCTggtttgataatcaattaatcTTACAGAAGAAAATTCTGGCCAGAATGTATGAGCTTGGAATGACACCAG tgCTGCCAGCTTTTTCTGGAAATGTCCCTGCTGcgctaaaatatatatttccatCAGCAAAAATAACACGCTTAGGAAATTG GTTTTCTGTAAAGAATGACCTCAAATGGTGCTGCACCTATCTTCTTGACGCAACTGATTCTTTGTTCATTGAGATTGGGAAAGCATTCATTAAGAAACAACTACAAG AGTATGGAAGAACCAGCCACATATATAACTG TGATACTTTTGACGAGAACACCCCACCAATTGATGATCCAGAATACATTTCATCATTAGGTGCAGCAACTTTTAAAGGAATGCAGAGTGGTGATGATGATGCTGTTTGGCTGATGCAG GGGTGGCTGTTTTCATATGATCCCTTTTGGAGACCTCCTCAAATGAAG GCCCTTTTACATTCTGTTCCTGTTGGAAAGCTGGTGGTTCTAGACCTATTTGCTGAAGTAAAACCCATTTGGGTTACCTCAGAACAGTTTTATGGAGTTCCCTACATCTG GTGTATGCTGCACAATTTTGCAGGAAACATTGAGATGTATGGGATATTAGATGCGATAGCATCTGGGCCGATTGATGCACGCACAAGTATTAACTCAACAATG GTTGGAGTTGGAATGTCTATGGAAGGTATTGAACAGAATCCCATTGTCTATGATTTGATGTCTGAAATGGCATTTCAGCACAAGAAAATTGATGTTAAG GCATGGATTGACATGTATTCAACTAGACGATATGGACAGTCACTTCCTTTAATAAAAGAGGGATGGAATGTCTTATATCACACTATATACAATTGCACAGATGGAGCCTAT GACAAAAACAGAGATGTCATCGTAGCATTCCCTGATGTTGACCCTTCCTTAATTTCGGTACAGCATGATCAGTCTCACCACTATGACATACCCTCAGGAACATTTATCAAGGAAATGACCGATACATTTGATCGACCACATTTATGGTATTCAACTTCTGAAGTAATCTATGCGTTGgagttatttataaatagtgGAGATGAACTTTCTAGAAGTAAAACATACAG GTATGACCTAGTTGATCTGACTAGACAAGTCTTGGCAAAATATGCAAATGAATTATTCTTTAAGGTCACAGAGGCATATAAATCACATGATGTCCACGGAACGACCCTTCTCAGCCAGAGATTTCTGGACCTTGTGGAGGATTTGGATACACTGCTGGCTTGCCACGATGGGTTTCTTCTGGGACCTTGGCTAGAAAGTGCAAAGAAACTAGCTCAAAATGAAGAACAGGAGAGACAG TTTGAGTGGAACGCGAGAACACAAATCACCATGTGGTTTGACAACACAAAGGAAGAAGCCAGTCTGCTTCGTGACTACG GAAACAAGTACTGGAGCGGGCTTCTGCATGATTACTATGGCCCCAGAGCTGctatttactttaaatatttaagagaaAGCTTAGAGAAAGGTAAAGATTTCAAGCTAATTGAATGGAGGAAGGAGTGGATAAAGCTTACTAATGAATGGCAAAAGAGTAGGAATATTTTTCCAGTGGAAAGTAAGGGAGATGCTCTAATCACTTCTCGGTGGCTTTTTAACAAATACCTGAACTTCACCAATCCTGAAACAAAGCTTATACAGGAGTAA
- the LOC106758964 gene encoding protein JINGUBANG-like, producing the protein MEYPPSYSFASSSHSSHHQPGSTSLSSQRSLISVPSLNPSTTAATTFHQCLTTLKGHTSHISSLTLSGKFLYTGSSDREIRCWNRTPLNSHPQNTILAGNGAVKSLIIQSNKLFSAHQDHKIRVWKISNTNNNGKHDDEVDDHKKYTHVATLPTLGDRASKVLIPKNHVQIRRHKKCTWVHHVDTVSALALSKDGSLLYSVSWDRSIKIWRTKDFACLESVTSAHEDAINAVAVSYDGRVYTGSADKRIKVWRKEEGEGKHRLVESLEKHKSGVNALALSSDERHLYSGACDRSVLVWEKQGERMELVGALRGHTKSILCLAVVADLVCSGSADKTIRIWRGFHAQYSCLAVLEGHAGSIKCLTAVLDHCNPSHSQTSFLVYSGSLDCDIKVWQILLPSI; encoded by the coding sequence ATGGAATACCCTCCATCATATAGCTTCGCTTCCTCTTCTCACTCCTCCCACCATCAACCAGGCTCAACATCCCTCTCTTCACAACGCAGCCTTATCTCAGTTCCATCCCTCAACCCTTCCaccaccgccgccaccacctTCCACCAGTGCCTAACCACCCTCAAGGGCCATACCTCCCACATCTCCTCCCTAACCCTCTCAGGTAAATTCCTTTATACAGGATCCTCCGACAGGGAAATCAGGTGCTGGAACAGAACCCCTCTCAACTCCCACCCTCAGAACACCATTCTCGCCGGGAACGGCGCCGTTAAGTCCTTGATTATTCAATCCAACAAACTCTTCAGCGCCCACCAAGACCACAAAATCCGCGTCTGGAAAATCAGCAACACCAACAACAACGGTAAACACGACGACGAAGTTGACGACCATAAGAAATACACGCACGTGGCCACACTGCCGACCCTGGGAGACCGCGCCTCGAAGGTTCTGATTCCGAAGAACCATGTCCAAATCCGAAGGCACAAGAAGTGCACGTGGGTTCATCACGTGGACACGGTGTCCGCGCTGGCCCTGTCGAAAGACGGGAGCTTGCTGTACTCCGTTTCGTGGGACAGGAGCATAAAAATCTGGAGAACGAAGGACTTCGCGTGCCTGGAGTCTGTGACGAGCGCACACGAGGACGCCATAAACGCGGTGGCGGTATCTTACGATGGACGCGTGTACACAGGATCAGCAGACAAGAGAATAAAGGTGTGGAGGAAGGAGGAAGGGGAAGGAAAACACAGGCTGGTGGAGAGTTTGGAGAAGCACAAGTCCGGGGTGAATGCGTTGGCTCTGAGCAGTGACGAGAGGCATTTGTATTCGGGTGCATGCGATAGATCGGTGTTGGTTTGGGAGAAACAGGGAGAGAGAATGGAGTTGGTGGGTGCGTTGAGGGGCCACACAAAATCCATTTTGTGTTTGGCTGTGGTGGCCGATTTGGTATGCAGTGGGTCTGCTGATAAAACCATAAGAATTTGGCGAGGCTTTCATGCACAATACTCTTGTTTAGCTGTTTTGGAAGGACACGCTGGTTCCATCAAGTGCTTAACTGCCGTGCTTGACCACTGTAACCCGTCCCACTCTCAGACATCTTTTCTAGTCTACAGTGGCTCTTTGGACTGCGACATTAAGGTTTGGCAGATTTTACTTCCTTCTATCTGA